The Leptospira mtsangambouensis genomic sequence TCTAAAAAAACCAACTTGGTGTGAAAGATACTGCCTAAACTTGCTCTTAAAACTTTCGGATCATAAACATCAATCGAATGTCCCAGAACAAATACAACATCCACTTGGAAAGCATCAGCAGACCGAAGGATGGAACCAAAATTTCCCAAATCACTTGGCCTGTCAAAGAGGAGATAAAAAGGATGGTTGGTGGGGACTAGGTTTTGAATACCAGTGCGATGAATTTTGGCTGTGACAATGAGTTCTGATGGATTCTCTTTTTCGGAAAGTTCCAAAAAAAGACCAGAGGCTACCTCGAATTGTTTTGCCTTCGGATATTTTTTTAAAACAGATTCTGCCCAAAACGAAAGCTTCACTCCTTCCCTAAATAAAATACGAGTGATTTCCCAACGAGCATCTATCAGCTGTTTAATGCATTCAGTACCCTCAACAAAAACCTCATTCTCTTGGCTCCGTTTGGACCGATTGGTCCTGAGAGCCAAAAGAATTTGAAATTCAGCATTCTTAACAGATATTTTGAGAGGGCGGCCCTGAGACATACAAAACTTATATGGTTACAGCAAGCCTTGTCCCTTGGTCTATCGCACGTTTGGCATCAAGTTCGGAAGCGAGGTCTGCACCACCAATCAAATGTACAGGAATCTTTGCTTTTTGCAATGGTTCCAACAAAGAACGATTGGAATCTTGGCCTGCACAAACAACAACAGTATCACAAGGGATTTTTTTTGTTTCCCCTTTCACTTCGATCAGAATTCCATCTGCTTCAATGGCTTTGTAAGTGACTCCAGAAATTTGAGTGACCTTTCGATCTTCTAAAGAAGTTTTATGAATCCAACCAGTAGTTTTTCCAAGAGTGGCTCCAAATTTACTATTGGAACGTTTTAACATGGTCACTTCTCGACCAGAATGAGGAGTGTCTTTTACACTGAGTCCACCATCTTTTGTGATGTTTTGGTTGATCCCCCATTCCTTTAAATAATTCTCTTTGGTAAAATCATGGCCTGCATCGGTTAACATCAAACTCACATCAAATCCAATTCCGCCTGCACCCATCACAACAGCCCGTTTCCCAACCGGTTTTCCTTTTAAAACTACATCCACATAACTTAATACATTGGCGCCATTAATTCCAGGGATTTCAGGGATACGAGGGATGACTCCTGTTGCAAGAACCACTTCATCGAATCCTTGTTTGATGAGGTCTTCAGCTGATACAAAAGTATTGAGTTTGAGATCCACACCATGTTTTTTTACCATCTCACCAAAGTAACGAATGGTTTCTTTAAATTCCTCTTTTCCTGGAATCCGACGAGCAATGTTTAACTGTCCACCAAGTTCTTCGTGGGCGTCAAACAAGGTGACTGAATGTCCTCGTTCGGCAAGAGTTGTCGAACAAGCCATCCCACCGGGACCTGCACCCACAACCGCTACTTTTTTTGGTTTGGATGTTTTGGTAATGATAAGATCGGTTTCATGGCAAGCTCTTGGATTCACCAAACAACTACAAATTTTTCCTTGGAAGATATGATCGAGACATGCTTGGTTACAAGCGATACAAGTATTGATCTCTTGCGATTTACCTGCCGCTGCTTTGTTTACAAAAAAAGAATCAGCAAGGAAGGGTCTTGCCATAGATACTAAATCAGCATCACCGGCAGCAAGAACTGACTCTGCAATTTCTGGAGTATTGATACGGTTCGAAGTTACAAGAGGAATGTTTACATGTCCTTTCACTTTTGCAGTGACCCAAGTAAAAGCTGCTCTTGGAACCATCATTGCAATGGTAGGAATTCTTGCTTCGTGCCAACCAATCCCAGTGTTGATGATAGTAGCCCCTGCTTTTTCAATTTCTTTGGCAAGAATCAAAACTTCGTCAATGTTACCACCATCTTCTACAAGATCTAACATAGACAAACGGTAAATGATGATAAAATCAGTTCCCACTCGTTTGCGAACCGCTTTGATGATTTCAATAGGAAACTTGATACGATTTTCAAAACTTCCACCCCAATCATCGGTTCTGTTGTTTGTACGTTTGGCTATGAATTGGTTGATGAGATAACCCTCACTCCCCATGATTTCAACTCCATCATAACCAGCTAACTTCGCGAGTTCCGAACACCGTGCAAAGTCTTCAATGGTTTGAAAAATTTCCTCTTCTGTTAAAGGGTGAGGTTTAAACATATTGATGGGTGCTCGAAGATTGGATGCTCCCACTATTTTATCATGGTATCCGTAGCGACCAGTATGAAGGATTTGCATGGCAATTTTTCCACCTTCTTTATGCACCGCATCTGTCACCACTCGGTGGTGTTTGGCTTCTTCTTCCGTATCCATCACACCACCACCACGGGACACTCTCCCTGCTTCGTTCGGAGCAATTCCTCCTGTAACTATGAGTGCCACACCACCCTTCGCCCGTTCACCATAAAAAGCTGCCATTCGTTCATAACCGTTCGGAGCTTCCTCGAGACCAGTATGCATGGAACCCATAATGGTTCTATTTCGTAATGTAGTGAACCCAAGAGACAAAGGGGACAAAAGATTTGGATAAGATGTCATATGCTACAAGAATAGAAAATGGAAGATTTTGGCAAGATTTACTTGCAATCCAATTGAGAACCGGTATAACAATCACCGTGGCAATTGTGGCTGAGAATAAAAATAAAAAAAATGCGATTCTATTCGTAGATGATGAATCCATTATATTAATGAGTATGAAGTCGCAGGTAAAACAACATTTTGGTGAACAATTCAAATACCTAACTGCAGACAGTGCCATGGAAGCTTGGGACATTTTAAAAGAATTAGAGGAAGAAGGAAAATCTGTTTCGGTGATCATTTCTGACTGGTCTATGCCAGGCATGAATGGAGATGAATTTTTAAGGAAAGTACATAAATCTTATCCAAACATCGAAAAAGTAATCATTACGGGATTTGCAGACCAAAAATCCGTGGAAAATTTAAATTCAGAAATTGGCCCCATTACTTGTTTGAAAAAACCTTGGGATGAAGAGGAACTCATTTCCACAATCTCACATGCCATTCACGACTGACTTTTTTTCGGAAGGTAAATATAAAAAATCGTTTCGCCTGGCACAGATGAAAGATCGATCCTTCCTCCATGCCGTTTCACAATCTTATTAACGATATCGAGTCCAAGTCCACTCCCTTCCCCCGGAGCTTTGGTGGTAAAAAATGGCTCAAAAATTTTTCCTTGGATATCTTTTGGGATCCCGGGTCCAGAATCCTTCAGGGAAACTAAAATTTCTCCTCCCTGGTCTTTTACTGCAATCTCCAAATTTCCAACAAAGGACATAGCCTGCAAAGAATTGTAAATCAAATTGGTCCAAACATGCAACAAGTCGTCCGGATAACAATCAATTGGTGCGACTGGATCAAAATCTTTCTTTAAATTGATTCCACGTTTCAATTGATTTTGGTAAATGGTCAGAACAGTTTCTATGGTTTCAGGAATGGACGCTTTGTTTTTTTTACCCGTGGCATCAAACCTAGAAAAATTCTTTAAGGCATACATAATTTTGGAAATACGATCCACTGCCAGTTGGATGGAGCGAGTGTTCCTACG encodes the following:
- a CDS encoding RNA methyltransferase, with translation MSQGRPLKISVKNAEFQILLALRTNRSKRSQENEVFVEGTECIKQLIDARWEITRILFREGVKLSFWAESVLKKYPKAKQFEVASGLFLELSEKENPSELIVTAKIHRTGIQNLVPTNHPFYLLFDRPSDLGNFGSILRSADAFQVDVVFVLGHSIDVYDPKVLRASLGSIFHTKLVFLESVTSLEMFLEKEKNRCNLQVIGSDSLGKESLENTNIKSPVLLILGNEAKGMSVHLQSLCDLILKIPMRGVVNSLNVACAGSILLWEVTRNRTNHEV
- a CDS encoding NADPH-dependent 2,4-dienoyl-CoA reductase, whose translation is MTSYPNLLSPLSLGFTTLRNRTIMGSMHTGLEEAPNGYERMAAFYGERAKGGVALIVTGGIAPNEAGRVSRGGGVMDTEEEAKHHRVVTDAVHKEGGKIAMQILHTGRYGYHDKIVGASNLRAPINMFKPHPLTEEEIFQTIEDFARCSELAKLAGYDGVEIMGSEGYLINQFIAKRTNNRTDDWGGSFENRIKFPIEIIKAVRKRVGTDFIIIYRLSMLDLVEDGGNIDEVLILAKEIEKAGATIINTGIGWHEARIPTIAMMVPRAAFTWVTAKVKGHVNIPLVTSNRINTPEIAESVLAAGDADLVSMARPFLADSFFVNKAAAGKSQEINTCIACNQACLDHIFQGKICSCLVNPRACHETDLIITKTSKPKKVAVVGAGPGGMACSTTLAERGHSVTLFDAHEELGGQLNIARRIPGKEEFKETIRYFGEMVKKHGVDLKLNTFVSAEDLIKQGFDEVVLATGVIPRIPEIPGINGANVLSYVDVVLKGKPVGKRAVVMGAGGIGFDVSLMLTDAGHDFTKENYLKEWGINQNITKDGGLSVKDTPHSGREVTMLKRSNSKFGATLGKTTGWIHKTSLEDRKVTQISGVTYKAIEADGILIEVKGETKKIPCDTVVVCAGQDSNRSLLEPLQKAKIPVHLIGGADLASELDAKRAIDQGTRLAVTI
- a CDS encoding response regulator, with protein sequence MAIVAENKNKKNAILFVDDESIILMSMKSQVKQHFGEQFKYLTADSAMEAWDILKELEEEGKSVSVIISDWSMPGMNGDEFLRKVHKSYPNIEKVIITGFADQKSVENLNSEIGPITCLKKPWDEEELISTISHAIHD